The Candidatus Woesearchaeota archaeon DNA segment CGCATTGTGCATCCAAAAATTTATTTGTTTTACTGCTCCTGAACAAGTATTCTGAGCAATTTCATTTTCATGATGAACTGGGATATGATCAACTCCTCCTGTGTGGATATCAATTTTATCTCCTAAATATTTTGAAGACATAGCACTACATTCGATATGCCATCCTGGAAATCCTTCTCCAAATTTAGAGTCCCATTTCATAATGTGTTTTTCATTATCTCCTGTTAAAAATTTCCATAATGCGAAATCTTGAGGATTTCTTTTTTCTGTGTCTACTTCTACTCTTGCTCCTACTTGTTTTTCTTCTAAACTTTGGCCTGAGAGCTTTCCGTAGTCTTTAAATTTAGAGACATCAAAGTATATTCCATCAGATGTTTTGTATATGTAATTTCCTTTTTCTAGTTCTTCAATTATTTCAAGCTGTTCTTTTATGTTCTCAGTTGCTCTTGGTAAGTGTTTAGGTAAGATTACATTTAATTTTCCTAAGTCTTGTATGTAGAGTTTTTCATAGAATTTTGCAATTTCGAAAGGGTCTTTTTTTTCAATTTTTGCAGCTTTGAGCATTTTATCTTCTCCTTCATCATCATCAGAGACTAAATGGCCTACATCAGTTATATTTGTGACATCTTCTAATTGATAGTTAGCGTATCTTAGAATTCTTTTTAGGGTGTCAATAAATATTGCAGCTCTTAAGTTACCTATGTGTTGTCTTGAATACACTGTAGGTCCACAAGAGTATATTTTTACGATATTACTATTTATCGGTTTAAACTCTTCTTTTTTTTTAGTTAGAGTATTGTAGAGTTCAATCATCTATATATAAGAAAATATG contains these protein-coding regions:
- the cysS gene encoding cysteine--tRNA ligase, which translates into the protein MIELYNTLTKKKEEFKPINSNIVKIYSCGPTVYSRQHIGNLRAAIFIDTLKRILRYANYQLEDVTNITDVGHLVSDDDEGEDKMLKAAKIEKKDPFEIAKFYEKLYIQDLGKLNVILPKHLPRATENIKEQLEIIEELEKGNYIYKTSDGIYFDVSKFKDYGKLSGQSLEEKQVGARVEVDTEKRNPQDFALWKFLTGDNEKHIMKWDSKFGEGFPGWHIECSAMSSKYLGDKIDIHTGGVDHIPVHHENEIAQNTCSGAVKQINFWMHNAHLKIENEKMSKSLGNVYNVDTIIEKGFNPLAFRETCLRTHYRKEMNFTFESLKAGETNVEKINKFFTKLKMLKSESEEEQTKNIYEENMQKFENAIFDDLNTTIALSAVYEFMTEFNKIKEYSKNDLKLAKIFMQKTDKVLGLIKDDEEIPLEVLELAKERVKVRVNKNFEESDKLRDEIEELGYEIKDDKNSRAGFILTKIKNV